The genomic segment ttgttgtcattcggcttgtaTGATtgttctattctactcttctatttattaCCCAGTGCTTGACGGTCTCCACCCTGCATCTACGTCGTACATCTGTACTTCTAGGattgtcccatagtgttttaccattatttttttaagtgttttaatCTTTGCTGTTTTTAAAATCCTTCTTATCCTCTGCCGGGTCGTGTTtctaccgcgtatgtcattattggtcttatgacTGTTTtgcaaattctgcctttcatttctttcccactATCtctaaggaagaagaagaatttattcaCAAGAACTTAGATGAACCCTACCAGATGTCACATCCTatagaaaatatcaaaattaacgaAATTAAAGAGATGGTTAAATATCTCAATACTAAAAAAGCTCCAGGGTATGATTTAATATCGGGAAAATTCTGCAAAAATTTACCCGAAGAAGGATTTCGGCTGGTTATATACACATTTAACGCTATACTAAAGTTAGGCTATTTTCCGTTTCAATGGAAAATGGCACAAATTATTCTTATACTGAAACCTAATAAAGATCCACACGAACTATCATCCTATCGTCCAATCAGTTTGCTTCCCATTCTCTCTAAGATATTTGAGAGGATACTCCTTCAAAGAATGAATTCTATAATCGACAGACAAAAGTTAATACCTGATTATTAGTTTGGATTTGAGCAGGTACCTAGAGTTGCCAAAGTAGTAAGAGAGGCAATTGAAAAGAAAGAATACTGCACTGCAGCCTTTTTGGATGTCCCacaagcatttgataaagtatggCATGAGGGGCTgctatctaaaataaaaactgaCTTTCCTCATTCTCTTTATGTACTTCTGAGATCCTATCTTACCAATCGATATTTTCAGGTAAGATACAATGAAGCAGTATTAAACATATATCCAATTATATCGGGAGTACCTCAGGGGAGTATATTGGGACCAACCTTATACTTACTCTATACGGCAAATATTCCCACAAGAGTAAACAGCACAATTGCTacctatgcagatgatactgtgataatggcttCTAGCTCGGTTCCTATTAGAACCtgtcaaaatttacaaattcatttaAATGAACTAGAGAAATGGTTAAAACTGAGGCGAGATAAAGTAAATAGCAAATCAGCACATATAACATTTACTTTACGAAAAGAGAGTATATCATTTGTGCGCATAAACAATACCATAATACCCAAAAAAAAGTGatgttaaatacttgggagtacatTTTGACAGCCGACTTAATTGGGGAAAGCACATCTGGACAAAGCGACTGCAACTAGGATTAatatacaggaaaatgtattggttcatGAACCAAAAATCCAAATTTAGTCTACATAACAAATTATTACTATATAAATGTATTCTAAAGCCAGTTTGGACCTAGCTACAGTATACAGATATGGGATACAGCATCTAATTCTCATATACTGAAACTTCAACGTTTCAAATCTAAAGTTTTGAGACATATTACTAATGTACCATGGTATGTGCCCAATTATGTTATACATCGAGACCTTCAGatccaaaatattaaagacaccgtTGTCTCACTCAGTGGCACTTACAAGAATAGACTACTTAACCATCCAAATGCGCTTGCCCAAGACCTACTTAAGCGACAGAGGAGAGGAAGACTAAAACGCCGTAATCCCTTAGACCTTTCTATACCTTTACATACATAAACGTATACTCTATCATTTTATAGCTACAACTTATACTATATGTACCTATAACTTATAATTGTGTGTGTATTTTAactattgctatttttttaatatgttagtaaatgtctttgtaaagtgttatttatatttctaatatttatatatattagaaatttaTCTTAAAGGATTTTTGTCACTGGACGGATCTCCCCTGTGTTAATTACGTGATAaacttattgattattgtttgtattgtacaaacagattacaataaataaaggatgtaaaaaaaatctttcccgatattttaatttctccatattgtttgaTTTAGGCAACGTGCGACTCTGTTTGCGCTATTAAGTCTGCTAGCATAGTTTTTATAGCATAAACTACATCGTCCTCTTGTTTCAGTTTCCTGAAGAATATGTGGTGAATGAGGAATAACTTCtacatttattttctttaccagtGATTGTACCAAATCTTCACGAAACTGTGTGATGCTAATACGATTTCCTGTAATATGTTGATAAATACATTGACTGTTTACTACTACCGTGTTTGTAAGCAGTTCGAGTAAAACTTTTCGGTACCACTTGACACCCTTGCGAATCGTTGAAGCATAAGCGGCCTTTTGGTCGGATACATCTACATATgattttattgaattatattcGACAATACTGGAAGGTTTTTTGACTATACCTCTTTTGGTTACAACATCTATCATTTCCGGAACAGATTTCGTGGTCAAAAATAACACCTCTCTCTTATCTCTCCATTTTCCAACAATAACCTTTGAACTACTCTGAAGTACTTTCATTCCACCTTTTTGTAATTTGCTTTTAACAATTTGTTGAGGATTTAACTTTCTCTTTCCTCGCAGTGTCCCAATTAcaaatgttttgtttttatttagctCGTGAGCCAATGTAACACTGGTGTAATAGTTATTTATGGCAAGAGTTCGTCCATGATTTAACAATTTTGCCATCAACTCCATAACCACATCCATAGATACACTCTTGTTGATAGGTACAGTCCCTTTTCCACCGTACACCTTTACATTATAAGTGTAACCATTCGGAATACATACTTTGAATAGTTTTATTCCGTACTTATGTCTTTTGCCAGGTATGTACTGTCGAAATCCTAATCTACCACGGAAAGGCACCATAGTCTCGTCTATGCAAAGTTTCTCACCTGGAATATATACTTTTTGAAATTGTTTGTTTAGAATTTCAAGTGCTGGACTAATTTTATATAGCTTATCATTTTCAGGAGCAGCTTCGTTATTGGCAACATGTAAGAAATGCATCAGACTGTCAAATCTGTTACGACTAATACCACAACTAGCAGAAATTTCTTTTCTATAACACCTATTTGTACTATAATAATCTCGAAACCTTGGTTTTTTATTTAGTCCCATCCATATTATCAGGCCAAAAAATACTTTCATTTCCTCTCGTGTCGTAGGAATCCATTTAGAAATCATACCATTCTTTGATATGATATGATAACAGCAAATAGAAGTCAATAGGTAATTTATCTTTCATATGATCAACATTTCTAAAATTCATAATTTCGTCATCAAATTTAAATTGATTTAACTTATTACTATCAGTATCTCCCCAAATTATTGTATTTTCTGACAAATCTAATGCGGATTCTTCAATTTCAATTTCGGAATTAATGTTTTCATCATTTTGTGACTGATTCCCGTCAGTTTGAGAATTAGTTTTGTTACTTACTTGTTGCACTCTCCCTGTAGATGTAGATGGTATATTTtcagttattttaatttttttcgaaaactGGTCATACATGCCggatgtttttcttttaaaagtgTTCTTATTAGCAACATTTGCAGTTCCCAGATAACTATCTTCACTAGTGCCATCACTGGATTGGTCAAAATTGTAATCGTTCAACGAATTTTCCGACTCACTGTCACTTTCAAAAAAATCGCTCTCCTCTAAAATTCGTCTAAGTTCATCTTCACttaacttttgtttatttttccacGATTTACTCATTTTGCGTACTACAATAACTTTTATTTTGCAAGCTAACAGCGCGTGTAAATGATACAATGATAGGCTAAGTATCATAACCTGTATTTACTCAAAAAATAGCGGGGGTAACAAACCATCGTCCACAGGCATTCTAGAGAATCCGTATGCCACGCCTATAGTCTATATCTGCGGTTATAAGAGGTACACACCGAAATGAACAAGGATAAGTTTTGTGCTCATCTGTGGGACACATGGGTTGAACGGAAATCTTACTGTGCCCACGGGTGGTGCACATGGGAGCTAAAGTGTTACCGTAGCTAGCTAGATAATATATGATATCTAGATATTTAAAACCCCATAACTTGTTTTAGTAaatgacctttcagctccaatttatatcttagtaaatttgctattaGAACCATGCATTTTggcttttttggggaaattaccatgttaaattttctggcggtttaTTGCAGCATACGTTCTAAATCGAGAGGCAACGAAATGATTTGAAATATACTGATGGCCAAAATAAAtgcaaacatatttatttatggaagtatatattatataatttttattatttgacaacattataaacaaatttgcaatgtcattttcctcaaaaaattaataataagtgGCTCCTCCTTGATTTTTTATACACTCAGTTACTCTGAGGGGCATTCTTCGAATAAATCTATATCATATTGCAGAATAATTATCCAGATTCTTCTTATGGCATCCCACAGGTCATCTAAGTTTGCTGGAGGACGCGGCAATCGATTTAGATTTCGACCTACCATATCCCAGACATGTTCGGTGAGTGACAAATCAGCTGATCTTGATGGCCACTACAAAGTTTCTAAACCAGATTTTTGTATAAACTCCATGGCTACACGGGCAATATGAGGTATTACGTTATCCTGTTAAAAGATCGCATTTGGAATGGATTATATGTAGGGATGTTAAACAGGTTGCACTACTTCATCAATATATCGTTGAGCTATCATAATGCCGTAAATAAGAACTAGAAGTGATTTGCTTAAGAAACATATAGAACTTCATATCATAATGCTTGGTTGTCTTGCTGTATAACGTTTAACAACCAAGTCAATATTTCGTCTCTCACTTCCAAAACGTCTTCCTCGTGGCCCATTAGAATTACCCAAACAAAACCTACATTCTTCACTGAAGCAAACAAAATTCCATTGGCCATTCCAGTTTTTCTCAGCTCTGCACCAATCTATGCGTCGAACCTTATGTTGTGGTGTCTAAGGTAACACCAAAAGCGGACAGTAAGCTCTCAGTCCTATTTCAAGTAATCTTTAATTAACTGTTCTTCTAGAGACTACCCTTCCTGTAGCTGCAAATAAATCATCTCGTACTTTATGTATATAGTCCTGTATATTTCTCAGAGCAAGAAGTCTAAGATGGTTCAATTCACGGCCTTTTAATATTCTAGTACGTCCAAATCCTCCACGATGCCAATCAGTCTCGTCATTACCAGCTTCTCCAAACTCTTAACACCGTTGATGCATTAGATTTAATTATCAATTAAATTTCACGTGAACTAAAATCgaactttttcattttttcgAAGTTGCATAAATGGCAAAATTGCCGACGTACGCAAActtttgacattttaatttttcggttaaataaaaaacaatcaaaagtaattaaaaattacaaataaactaaatttaaataaccaaaaatagACTTTCTTGTACACtatgtacaataagccaattaTCTGCAATACGACCGGCTCATAACAGACGGCTTCTAAAAAAAAAGATGCTacagaaaatagcttcagaacctACATTTTCAGTTACTTATTATGTCAAGTTTTCCTAAAATGTCTAATTAAAACTCACAAAGAATCACGCTATATAGTTATTcatttctaataatttgcatTGGAGAAAACGTTTACAATAACATAAACATAATACACGCAACAAGTTTTGACCTTCAACTTTCATCGAACTTTACATAAGTTATAGTGAAAGACCAGGGTAATCCCTTTACCGACCGTTCGCAGAAATAAACCAAAACAACAATTTTGCGAAACCTGCtacttataaattatattttattggaaaaCCCGTAAACACTCCTTCTTTATGTAATTAACtagatttattaatataaataagagCTTCCAAAACAGAGTCAGCACAAGAGTCCAACCAACGATAAAAAGAACTACATTTATATTCAACGTAGACCACAGAtctgcaaaataaaaaatttcaacatGAAAGGTTATTTCATCTTTGCCGTTTTGTTGATCCTTACCATCGGTACCGAACTTGCTTTCGGTGACTGTCTTTCCGGAAGATATGGAGGCCCATGTGCAGTATGGGACAACGAAACCTGCCGCAGAGTATGTAAGGAAGAAGGACGAGTAAGTGGGCATTGCAGCGCTAGTCTGAAGTGTTGGTGTGAGGGGTGTTAGCCTTTCACAGCCATTATAcaatttagttaattttattattatcactATGTTATATTAGCAAatagtaaaatatatatatattttttaaaatacttgaaTTTTATTTTTACGATACTAAACTATCATTAGAGTCTTCAAAAAAGTAAACAGATAGGTTGAATTTACCAAAAtttgattttattgatttatttatttccaATTATATTACACCTATTCATATCATATTGTTTATATATAGTTTTTTATCATCTACTTTAGTGGGTCCTGGAGGTATAAGGTAAAGATGGATATTAAAAGCTAACTAGgaacaaaaatataagaaaatttgAGTTGTTAGCCAAGCGCCCAATTAAATGCCATATGTCCGTAATAACGTCACTATAgctttatttattaatatctgtaattGCAATTTCTTGCCAATAGACCAGTAAAATTGAAGTTGGATTCTCAATTGTTTTCTGTCGAGGTGCAAACTTCTTTTTTCTGACGAATAATTGTCATTTAGTATTATTACTGAACACGTATTTCGCCTTAAGGCGAAGATGACATGGATTGATTTAGTCTCGTTAACTCCAATTTTCCATATTCTTAATCATTTTTGGATTTTATTTAAGATTTAAGATAGTTTATAGGTGAGACAGCCAATGGATTTTTATGGGAGGAAAATAATGCAGTATTATCTGCGAAAGTCTCTATTATTGTGGTTCTTGTGGTTGGTAGATCTGTAAAGATAGTGAAAACATTCTGATTCATCGGTAAgatatcggtaagatagtttcgaaacaaattcattTTATTCTGATTCATATTTAACTGAAGAATATCTATCACATAAGTAGCATTTTAAGAATTCATAGaatgtataaaaagttttttagttTGTAGAGTAGTCCTTTGGACCAgcctttatcgaaggccttcttagagtgccgtctccctacggaggttggcaatcataatggctatttttatttttgaacttgctgctttaaacaaatcaatcgatctgcattgataccaatcacgtagattcttgaaccatgagttctgccttcggccaacagatcttcttccttgagtctttccctgtattataagtctcaaaatttcatattttggtcctctcatcacgtggcctaggtattccagttttttgGTTTGTATAgcggtgattagttctgtttctttatcAACCCTCtctagtacttctttatttgaaattctatcattccatgatatttttaatactctgcggtataatcAGAGTTcaaaagcctcgattctttttaaattgcatttttttaatgtccatgtctcagctccatataataatattgaaaatatataaaaatttagatttttgcacgttaggagtggcttcattcgtataaatgctgatctggcaatctctattcgcctgtttatttctgcagtatgaccattggtttcattgatcaaagttcccaagtactgatatttttctccttgttctatcacgttaccattgattgtcaataggtgatggtatattttgtggtctctttgtaattagcatgtataTTATAgaaattcccatctcagcactattcatacttaagctttcgataaaatgttgtagatcttctatactcgtggctatgatcacagtgtcgtctgcatatcgtaagtagTTAaataattttccgttaacggtaactcccgctttgatattattgagcgtgttttggaaaatttcttcagaatataagttaaacaaaagtagCGATAAAACTttgcgtggacaataaaacagtctgaaatcaaaaaattaaactactttgagatgtggtgctacagaagaatccacagaatatcgtggactgaaaaagtaactaatatagaggtgttaaaaagaatgaagaaagaatgtaaagtcataaaaactgttaaaattagaaagattcaatatctgggtcatataatgaggggcgagaagtacgtattacttaggttaattatgcaagggaagatacaagggaagagaaacccaggacgacgcaaaatatcctggctaagaaatttgagagagtggttcggttgcagctcattagaattattcagaagcgcggccaatcaaattaaaatagcgatgatgatttccaacctccgataggagaaggaacctgaagaagaagcgATAAAACATATTCCTATCTAACTTCTCTACAGattttcatttcttctgagtgtttcccgataatttgaactatggcactttggttccaatataatttttgcactatatttatgattttactacCAATGCGCtagttcataagtattgatattagtttttcatgccTTACTTTATAGAAAGCTTTTTCGTAATTAACAATCGAAGGCCTGGCTTGTATAAAAAAAGGCTGCTTGAGCAATATCGTTTATTTTGAAGGTCATTACTGATTTAATTGACTAACCATGGGCTTGTTTTACGGTTTCACGTTCTTGTCTAAACCCAAAATGGAATCATGGAATACGGTTTTTGCTGTATATCTATAACTAGCTTAataagttttaatattatttttttcctgtTGTAGGTACGGTGTTGTTATTGTGTTGAAAATTTGTAATATTGCCGTTATTAATTTTTTGCCAATTTTTGCCTCCTGTTCTTTAcaacaaaaattacaattgaaaaattactttaattgATGGAGGACAAAACCAAGCAATATacttaaaaataccattaaaacATATTTAGAGGTTGAATCGGAGATAATTTGACCTACAAAAACTAACGTCTTATGAAGAGCAAATTCAAATTGATAACATCCACAAGTAACAAGAACACTGTTGTTTACAGAAGAAAAAACTGCATAGAAAGAAAAGCTTGGCAACAAAACAAAACagtgagaaataaaaataaattttattaaacagcatatgaactaaaaaaatttttggaataaaaaatcaGTCTATACAAATGTAATAAGAAGAATTTACGTGAACAGAAGTAACCGACAACCCATTACAAAAAGCAACGAGAAAACTAAAAAGTTCAAGTTACAATACCACTACTAAGGAAAATTTAACGAGGAATATTAaggtatattaaattattaattagtaTCTCAGAAAGGAATGATGCCTTCGGTCACTATCTCTCACAAATCTATCAACTAAAATTTGTAATCAACACCTGAAGAATTGAAGAGTACATGGTGtactatgtgtgtgtgtgtgcgtgtgtgtgtgtgtgtgtgcgtgtgtgtgtgcgtgtgtgtgtgtgtgtgtgtgtgtgtgtgtgtgtgtgtggagagaaagagagagagagagagagagagagatggcgtTAGACAAATAATCTTTTttccacagaaaattgttataaggatgtttaaatttttatcttagaatataacgttgattagaatattatatataaatttgtcagaattttcttcttcttctttgggtttTTGCCTGTCAAATTTCTTTCGCCGCTTTCGTATTCTCCATTATCTGAAGATGACCCCATCAACTGAGTTGCCTTCTTTCTAGATATTCTAATGTGGACTTTATTTGTAAATCTTCTCTTATTTGAGTGTTCCGTAGTCTATCTCTTTTGGTAACTCTTCGAAATCGTCTCGGATATttcatttcatcatcatcatcattttggctttacaaccctgtgtgggtcctagcctccccaagaatttttctccagtcgtccctatccatcgccttcctccgccaagcacgtatttccatatttctcatatcttggtctatgttatctaggaatcttgttttgggtcttcctcttcttctttgaccaataggtctatcaaggagcgtttttctagctgggtcggtttgctccatccgcattacatggcctaccctcctcagacgtcctatctttatgtgttttacgatatctggttcctggtatatcctatagagttcgaagttgtatcgtcttctccagacaccattttcatttaccgctccatagatgcgccttagtatttttctttcgaaacatcctaacatgttttcattgctttttgttaaagtccaggtttctgaaccatatgttaggactgggcgtattattgttttgtagagttttacttttgtacttcttgatataactgtagatttaaaaaggagattaagcccaaaatagcatctattagccgtgcaaattctgcggtttatctctgaggtagtgtcattttcagtattgacgagcgttcccaggtatacaaattcgttaactgcttcgatgacgtcattttctataacaagtggccgtagtgtttgtggttgcttacctattttcatgtattttgttttgttggtgtttattattaaacccatttttgtagccgcttcctttaatgctacgtacgcctctcgtgctgcgttttccgttctcccaacaatattgatatcatcagcatatgctaagatttgcacagatttgttatatattgaaccggtagttgtgatttgtgacgtacgtattactttttccagagctagattgaatagt from the Diabrotica undecimpunctata isolate CICGRU chromosome 1, icDiaUnde3, whole genome shotgun sequence genome contains:
- the LOC140439370 gene encoding drosomycin-like, producing the protein MKGYFIFAVLLILTIGTELAFGDCLSGRYGGPCAVWDNETCRRVCKEEGRVSGHCSASLKCWCEGC